The proteins below are encoded in one region of Petrotoga miotherma DSM 10691:
- a CDS encoding ABC transporter ATP-binding protein: protein MPNSDKVILKVENLKKYFPVRAGVFKRTVAHVLAVDDISFAIKEGETLGLVGESGCGKSTTGMTILRLYEPTDGRIIMGEQDTTPWFMRGTTINKYVKTIYAERFEKMKKELGSEEEVIKKLDNEIDKKYAQLYFHDGVREIKKDLLSNLDEKRRAFRKNAQVIFQDPYSSLNPRMRVLDIIGEGMKVNKMGTSSEIRDRVANLMETVGLSKDYVYRYPHQFSGGQRQRIGIARALALDPKLIISDEAVSALDVSIQSQIINLMVDLKNDYGLTYVFIAHDLAVVKHISDRIAVMYLGKIAELTTKKELFEEPLHPYTVSLMSAIPIPDPEVKKKRVVLQGDVPSPLNPPSGCRFHPRCPIAKDICSKEEPPLKEIKPGHYVSCHFPGEFKI, encoded by the coding sequence GTGCCAAATAGTGACAAAGTAATCTTAAAAGTTGAAAATTTAAAAAAATATTTTCCTGTTAGAGCAGGGGTCTTCAAAAGAACCGTTGCTCATGTATTAGCTGTAGACGATATTAGCTTTGCAATAAAAGAAGGAGAAACTCTGGGGCTTGTTGGTGAATCCGGTTGTGGTAAAAGTACAACAGGTATGACAATCCTAAGATTATACGAACCAACAGACGGACGAATTATAATGGGAGAACAAGACACTACACCATGGTTCATGAGAGGTACCACCATTAATAAGTATGTTAAAACGATTTATGCTGAAAGATTTGAGAAAATGAAAAAAGAATTAGGTTCAGAAGAAGAAGTAATTAAGAAATTAGATAATGAAATAGATAAAAAATACGCCCAGTTATATTTTCATGATGGGGTAAGAGAAATAAAGAAAGATTTGTTATCTAATTTGGACGAAAAAAGAAGAGCCTTTAGAAAAAATGCACAAGTCATCTTTCAAGACCCATATTCTTCTTTAAATCCAAGAATGAGAGTCCTGGATATCATAGGAGAAGGTATGAAAGTGAATAAAATGGGTACATCTTCTGAAATAAGGGATAGAGTTGCCAACTTAATGGAAACAGTAGGATTATCCAAAGATTACGTTTATAGATATCCCCACCAATTTTCTGGTGGACAAAGACAAAGAATAGGGATAGCACGTGCTTTGGCATTGGATCCAAAATTAATCATTTCTGATGAAGCTGTTTCCGCTTTAGATGTTTCCATTCAATCTCAGATCATAAATTTAATGGTTGACTTGAAAAACGATTATGGCTTAACCTATGTTTTTATAGCTCACGATTTGGCCGTTGTGAAACACATAAGCGACAGAATAGCGGTTATGTATCTAGGAAAGATAGCTGAATTAACAACGAAAAAAGAGCTCTTTGAAGAGCCTTTGCATCCTTATACGGTATCCTTGATGTCTGCTATTCCAATACCAGATCCGGAAGTTAAGAAGAAAAGAGTGGTTTTACAAGGGGATGTACCCAGCCCTCTAAATCCACCTTCAGGTTGTAGGTTTCATCCTCGTTGTCCAATTGCTAAGGATATTTGTAGCAAAGAAGAACCACCACTTAAAGAAATTAAACCAGGTCATTATGTATCATGTCATTTCCCGGGAGAGTTTAAAATTTAA
- a CDS encoding Glu/Leu/Phe/Val family dehydrogenase, whose protein sequence is MEETKKVSLYDNAVKQFDRAARIMELDRNLREVLIKPKRELTVNFPVCMDDGSIKVFTGYRVQHNVSRGPAKGGIRYHPDVTLDEVKALAFWMTWKSAVVDIPYGGAKGGVTVDPFKLSDSELEKLSRRFFSEIQIIIGEEKDIPAPDVNTDGQIMSWWMDTYSMNVGHTTLGIVTGKPLEIGGSEGRTEATGRGVNICIEEAVKYLTDKGKLNKKDEAITVAIQGFGNVGSYLALTLTEETKYRLVAISDYSGGFYKESGFTAEEIRRLMDRTRNRKALLLDVNEEGYKEITNEELLKLDVDVFAPCAMENAINENNADDIRAKLIVEGANGPLTPEADDILLSKNVFIVPDFLANAGGVTVSYFEWVQGLQWNFWELEDIRKALHKKMKNAFCDVAQTMDKYEVDMRTAAYVRAIERVANATKLRGIYP, encoded by the coding sequence ATGGAAGAAACAAAGAAGGTAAGCTTGTACGATAACGCAGTTAAGCAATTTGACAGAGCCGCTAGAATCATGGAATTAGATAGAAATTTAAGAGAAGTATTAATCAAGCCAAAGAGAGAACTTACGGTTAATTTCCCAGTATGTATGGATGATGGATCAATCAAAGTTTTTACGGGTTACAGAGTACAACACAATGTCTCCAGGGGTCCGGCAAAAGGTGGAATTAGGTACCATCCAGATGTTACATTAGACGAAGTTAAAGCATTAGCCTTTTGGATGACGTGGAAGTCCGCAGTGGTGGATATCCCCTATGGTGGAGCTAAAGGTGGAGTTACAGTGGACCCTTTTAAACTTTCAGATTCAGAATTAGAGAAGTTATCGCGAAGATTCTTCTCTGAGATTCAAATCATAATAGGTGAAGAAAAAGATATCCCCGCCCCAGATGTAAACACTGATGGTCAAATAATGTCTTGGTGGATGGATACGTATTCGATGAATGTTGGACACACTACTTTAGGCATAGTTACGGGGAAGCCTTTAGAGATTGGAGGTTCTGAAGGAAGAACAGAGGCCACTGGAAGAGGAGTAAATATATGTATTGAGGAAGCTGTAAAGTATTTGACAGACAAGGGTAAGCTAAATAAAAAAGACGAAGCAATAACTGTTGCCATTCAAGGATTTGGTAACGTTGGTTCTTACTTAGCTTTGACTCTCACGGAAGAAACTAAATATAGATTAGTTGCAATATCTGATTATAGTGGCGGTTTTTATAAAGAATCTGGTTTTACAGCAGAAGAGATTCGAAGACTAATGGATAGAACTAGAAATAGAAAAGCCTTGTTATTGGATGTTAACGAAGAAGGTTATAAAGAGATAACCAACGAAGAGTTATTGAAGCTAGATGTTGATGTTTTTGCCCCTTGTGCTATGGAAAATGCAATTAATGAAAATAATGCAGATGATATAAGGGCAAAACTCATTGTTGAAGGAGCCAATGGGCCATTAACTCCAGAAGCAGACGATATCTTGTTGTCCAAAAATGTCTTCATAGTACCGGATTTCTTAGCAAATGCCGGTGGCGTGACGGTTTCGTACTTCGAGTGGGTACAAGGACTCCAGTGGAACTTTTGGGAACTTGAAGATATTAGAAAAGCCCTTCATAAAAAGATGAAGAATGCATTTTGTGACGTTGCTCAAACAATGGATAAGTATGAAGTCGATATGCGAACAGCTGCATATGTGAGAGCTATCGAACGTGTAGCAAACGCTACAAAGTTAAGAGGCATTTATCCATGA
- the thrB gene encoding homoserine kinase: protein MIRVKVPATTANIGPGFDSLGISLRLYNIIEVEEINDSLEINVPIEDQEYIESNEHNLVYQAMKRLFDAVNIHPQGLRINLINNIPIARGLGSSAACIVGGLVAANELFNNPLKKEEIMYLAATMDGHTDNILPALVGGLTVGSLLEKEVKYVKMDLPTQLKLLAIIPDFHFSTKKARSLLPQNVPIEDAVFNISRVGLLVASLVTAHFENLSEATKDKIHQPYRKDFVPYWEEITSKLMKIGAKGYFLSGSGPTIMGILDGDYKNIENEMVKFLSHLGQKYKVTVLDICHNGLEVLNDERSNGCYR from the coding sequence ATGATCAGAGTGAAAGTGCCAGCTACTACAGCGAACATAGGACCAGGATTTGATAGTTTAGGGATATCCTTACGATTGTACAATATCATAGAAGTGGAAGAAATCAACGATTCGCTTGAAATTAATGTACCAATTGAGGATCAAGAATATATAGAAAGTAATGAACATAATTTAGTTTATCAGGCGATGAAGCGACTGTTTGACGCAGTAAATATTCACCCGCAAGGCCTTCGAATAAACCTCATAAATAATATACCCATAGCAAGAGGCTTGGGAAGTAGCGCAGCTTGCATAGTTGGAGGTCTGGTGGCTGCCAATGAGCTGTTTAATAATCCTTTGAAGAAAGAAGAGATAATGTATTTAGCAGCTACAATGGATGGGCATACGGACAATATTTTACCTGCATTGGTTGGAGGATTGACTGTAGGAAGTTTGTTGGAAAAAGAAGTTAAATATGTAAAAATGGATTTACCAACTCAGTTGAAATTATTAGCTATTATCCCTGATTTTCATTTTTCTACAAAAAAAGCCCGTTCACTTTTACCCCAAAATGTGCCCATTGAAGATGCGGTGTTTAATATAAGTAGAGTTGGCCTTCTCGTAGCCTCGCTTGTAACCGCGCATTTTGAAAATTTGTCAGAAGCCACGAAAGATAAAATCCATCAGCCATATCGTAAAGATTTTGTCCCCTACTGGGAAGAAATAACGTCTAAATTAATGAAAATAGGTGCAAAGGGTTATTTCTTGAGTGGCTCTGGACCCACGATCATGGGAATTTTAGATGGAGATTATAAAAATATTGAGAATGAAATGGTTAAATTTCTTTCTCATCTTGGGCAAAAGTATAAAGTAACTGTTTTAGACATATGTCATAATGGATTGGAGGTATTAAATGATGAGAGAAGTAATGGATGTTATCGATAA
- a CDS encoding SoxR reducing system RseC family protein has product MMREVMDVIDKDENYVYLRTTRTQECESCAMKGGCTLLGGSNELNLKAKNTEKVDVKKGDKVVVEMPEVPVVKLSFLAYGIPLIVFLSIISILYTLSFSDIFSFLAGILGMGITYFLIHQYDRKKLKDRYLPVILQKLEKKIDLKLNEKGEI; this is encoded by the coding sequence ATGATGAGAGAAGTAATGGATGTTATCGATAAAGATGAGAATTACGTATATTTGAGAACCACAAGGACACAAGAATGTGAAAGTTGTGCAATGAAAGGTGGTTGTACGCTATTAGGTGGCTCAAACGAGCTGAATTTAAAAGCTAAAAACACTGAAAAGGTCGATGTAAAAAAAGGAGATAAGGTAGTTGTAGAAATGCCCGAAGTTCCAGTAGTGAAACTTTCTTTTTTAGCTTATGGGATTCCTTTAATCGTTTTCTTGTCTATAATTTCCATACTTTATACTTTGAGCTTTTCAGATATCTTCTCTTTCTTGGCTGGAATTTTAGGAATGGGAATTACTTATTTTTTAATTCATCAGTACGATAGAAAAAAATTAAAAGACAGATATCTTCCGGTCATACTACAAAAGTTGGAGAAAAAAATAGATCTAAAATTAAACGAAAAAGGAGAAATTTAA
- a CDS encoding ABC transporter ATP-binding protein codes for MKDNNSKPILRVDNLHVHFKTEDGIIKAVNGASFDLYPGETLAIVGESGSGKTVTALSTIRLLDENGWIAEGEIQYKDMDVLSLSDNHLRRIRGNEISMIFQEPMTALNPVYTIGEQIMESLELHLKISEKEGKKRAIDLLRKVDIPEPERRIDQYPHELSGGMRQRAMIAMALACNPSILIADEPTTALDVTIQAQILELMKDLQNEFKMSIIFITHDLGVIAEMADRAIVMYGGEVVESGDIKTIFKRPRHPYTWGLMNSIPRIDKEEERLLSIPGVVPNPLNFPKGCKFSNRCFFADQKCVDEDPNLEEVEPRHFSRCWHIDKLLDEMNKVKEGEV; via the coding sequence TTGAAAGATAACAATAGCAAACCTATACTTCGTGTTGATAATTTGCATGTTCATTTTAAGACAGAGGATGGTATAATAAAGGCGGTCAATGGAGCCAGTTTTGATCTTTATCCAGGTGAAACGTTGGCAATAGTGGGAGAATCTGGTTCAGGCAAAACAGTTACTGCGCTAAGCACTATAAGGTTACTAGACGAAAATGGATGGATCGCTGAAGGAGAAATACAGTACAAAGATATGGATGTTTTATCTTTATCGGACAATCATCTCCGAAGGATACGTGGTAATGAGATTTCCATGATCTTCCAGGAACCTATGACCGCTTTAAACCCAGTCTACACGATTGGGGAACAAATCATGGAATCTCTTGAATTGCATCTTAAGATTAGTGAAAAAGAAGGGAAAAAAAGAGCGATTGATTTATTAAGAAAAGTTGATATTCCTGAACCAGAAAGGCGAATTGACCAATATCCTCATGAATTGTCCGGTGGAATGAGACAGAGAGCCATGATCGCTATGGCGTTAGCTTGCAACCCTTCCATCCTCATAGCAGATGAGCCAACTACCGCATTGGATGTTACCATACAGGCACAGATACTGGAACTCATGAAGGATTTACAAAATGAGTTTAAAATGTCTATAATTTTTATTACACATGACCTTGGAGTTATTGCTGAGATGGCTGATAGGGCGATAGTTATGTATGGTGGAGAAGTGGTTGAAAGTGGTGACATCAAAACCATTTTTAAAAGGCCACGTCATCCTTATACATGGGGGTTGATGAATTCTATTCCCAGGATAGACAAAGAAGAGGAGAGGTTGCTTTCTATTCCTGGAGTAGTTCCAAACCCCTTGAACTTTCCAAAGGGTTGTAAATTTTCAAATAGGTGTTTCTTTGCTGACCAAAAATGTGTAGATGAAGATCCCAACTTGGAAGAAGTAGAACCTCGCCATTTTTCCCGTTGTTGGCACATAGACAAATTATTGGATGAAATGAACAAAGTCAAAGAAGGTGAAGTATAG
- a CDS encoding RNA polymerase sigma factor → MTEEKFVEDLKKNDPDAFKKLYEEYAPKIYGVLKNYVNHNEIEDALQEVFIRIVKGVNGFKGKSKLSTWIYRIAVNVGKNYSRKYKRSKETSVDFEDETDQNHNIQAISDTNVKNEVLEELDYQMILNIMEKLDDEERLLIKLRDIDGLSYNEISDIMEIPLGTVKSKLHYARKKLRQLIEEANFV, encoded by the coding sequence TTGACAGAGGAAAAATTCGTAGAAGATCTTAAAAAAAATGATCCCGATGCGTTTAAAAAATTATACGAAGAGTATGCGCCAAAAATTTACGGAGTTTTAAAAAATTACGTTAACCATAATGAAATAGAAGATGCACTTCAAGAAGTGTTTATAAGAATTGTTAAAGGGGTAAATGGATTTAAAGGCAAATCGAAGTTGTCTACGTGGATTTATAGAATAGCTGTCAATGTTGGTAAAAATTATTCTCGCAAATATAAAAGAAGTAAAGAAACTTCTGTGGATTTCGAAGATGAAACAGATCAAAATCATAATATCCAAGCAATTTCCGATACTAACGTAAAAAATGAAGTTTTAGAAGAACTCGATTACCAAATGATTTTAAACATAATGGAAAAACTTGACGATGAAGAAAGGTTATTGATTAAGTTAAGGGATATTGATGGACTGAGTTACAATGAAATTTCCGATATAATGGAAATCCCTTTGGGAACGGTGAAAAGTAAGCTGCATTATGCTAGGAAAAAATTGAGACAATTGATAGAGGAGGCCAACTTCGTATGA